The Burkholderia cepacia genome includes a region encoding these proteins:
- the gspG gene encoding type II secretion system major pseudopilin GspG encodes MQTWITRRNAAVRRQRGFTLIEIMVVVAILGILAALIVPKIMSRPDEARRIAAKQDIGTIMQALKLYRLDNGRYPTQDQGLNALIQKPSTDPIPNNWKDGGYLERLPNDPWGNGYKYLNPGVHGEIDVFSYGADGKEGGEGNDTDIGSWQ; translated from the coding sequence ATGCAAACGTGGATCACTCGCCGCAACGCGGCCGTGCGTCGTCAGCGCGGTTTCACGCTGATCGAGATCATGGTGGTGGTCGCGATCCTCGGGATCCTGGCGGCGCTGATCGTGCCGAAGATCATGAGCCGCCCGGACGAGGCGCGCCGCATCGCCGCGAAACAGGACATCGGCACGATCATGCAGGCGCTCAAGCTGTACCGTCTCGACAACGGCCGCTACCCGACCCAGGATCAGGGCCTGAACGCACTGATCCAGAAGCCGTCCACCGATCCGATCCCGAACAACTGGAAGGACGGCGGCTATCTCGAGCGTCTGCCGAACGATCCGTGGGGCAACGGGTACAAGTACCTGAACCCGGGCGTGCACGGCGAGATCGACGTGTTCAGCTACGGCGCCGACGGCAAGGAAGGCGGCGAAGGCAACGATACCGACATCGGTTCGTGGCAATAA